A window of Anomalospiza imberbis isolate Cuckoo-Finch-1a 21T00152 chromosome 4, ASM3175350v1, whole genome shotgun sequence contains these coding sequences:
- the PCM1 gene encoding pericentriolar material 1 protein isoform X6 encodes MATGGGPFEEGMNDQDLPSWSNESLDDRLNNTDWGGQQKKANRSSEKNKKKLSGEGETRLTNDISPESSPGMERRKTRTSHSFPHARYMTQMSVPEQAELERLKQRINFSDLDQRSIGSDSQGRATAANNKRQLNENKKPFNFLSLQINTNKSKDPASGSQKKEGGVSAQCKELFGAALSKDFLQNCQVSAQEDGRGEQAMDSSQIVSRLVQIRDYIAKASSMRDDLVEKNERSANVERLSHLIDDLKEQEKSYLKFLQKMLARENEEDDVRTIDSAVGSGSVGESTSLNIDVQSEASDTTEVSFSLSCRPRIEDKLGNSASHEQVTDIDVTPSPKGKSERAALNYREIWPFGINSQDHGLLSKARDPQQEAKEELENLKKQHDLLKRMLQQQEELKALQGRQAALLALQHKAEQAIAVLDDSVVTETTGSVSGVSLTSELNEELNDLIQRFHNQLHDSQTQSVPDNRRQAESLSLTREISQSRNSSMLEHQSDEKAQLFNKMRMLQGKKQKMDKLLGELHTLRDQHLNNSSFFPASGSPQRSVDQRSTTSAASGPVGIVTVVNGETNSLASAPYPPDSLVSQNESEEDENLNPTEKLQKLNEVRKRLNELRELVHYYEQTSDMMTDAVNENIKEEEETEESESDSEHEDPQPVTNIRNPQGISTWSEINSNSNVQCGTNNRDGRHLNTDCEINNRSAANIRTLKMSSALDCHNRENDKHRDLPQGEDDEVEEDRVSEDSMSSHRSSLGDVAGDAEFEQKINRLMAAKQKLRQLQNLAAMVQDDDPEPQGAIANASNIGDLLGEVEETKQQPNNVRASSNKLKKDVRLNEKAREKFYEAKLQQQQQELKQLQEERRKLFEIQEKIQVLQKACPDLELSAGLGNCPANRQTTQATSTPAMNECNTAGKPLFECDESVPIGNEQLWSEMRRHEILREELRQRRKQLEALMAEDQRRRELAETISTVAASLKSEGSEAQCTPQQSRTENRTMATWGGSTQCALEEENGDEDGYLSDGVGQAEEEEEDASSLNDSFSVYPNNNIPENVYFVKGNKDRWKNCRPLSADGNYRPVSKARQQQNISMRRQENFRWMSELSYVEEKEQWQEQINQLKKQHEFSVSICQTLMQDQQTLSCLLQTLLTSPYSMMPNNVASSQINLIMHQLNQCYTQLNWQQNNVQRLKQMLSDLMQQQEQQCQQKPSRKERGNSAPPPPSPVFCPFNYPPQPVNLFSVPGFTNFSSFAPGINCNPVFPCGFGDFAHTVSPRSSEQQEQQHPLDPNTSGKTEYMAFPKPFESSSSNGGEKQRRNHRQPEEEMEKRSTWIDDSQETKKDDQSQLTAGFAVSVQNIASSHKNQCDMNRRREFDEESLESFSSMPDPIDPTTVTKTFRARKASAQASLASKDKTPKSKNKRKSSSQLKGRIKNTGYESASASSVCEPCKNNKSRHSDVVHAKVFSKRNQEQLEKIIKYSRSTEMSSAHARRILQQSNRNACIEAPETGSDLSMFEALRDTIYSEVATLISQNESRPHFLIELFHELQLLNTDYLRQRALYALQDIVTRHLCEKNEKGKCAKSLNSATWVASNSELTPSESLASTDDETFGKNFSTEACQDCQQPDADNGSIMSTSSNFEPFATDDLGNTVIHLDKALSWMREYERMKVEAESTLDSEGCSSNFQGASTAKLEGAGECQSGPQSGDVSSVPCPRIDTQQLDRQIKAIMKEVIPFLKEHMDEVCSSQLLTSVRRMVLTLTQQNDESKEFVKFFHKQLGSILQDSLAKFAGRKLKDCGEDLLVEISEVLFNELAFFKLMQDLDNNSISVKQRCKRKVETTEVMQSYAKEAKKGLQVDVRSSVEDVDEDKDKDETETTKQVLDSEVCAGNRVPESVRSDASDQEEDEESESGPVAISLSKAETQALTNYGSGEDENEDEEIEFEEGPVDVQTSLQASSETTENEQTSNQELSKAKSSEILSSEQEPVTVKGKPCMW; translated from the exons ATGGCAACAGGAGGTGGTCCCTTTGAAGAAGGCATGAATGATCAGGACTTGCCCAGCTGGAGCAATGAGAGCCTTGACGACCGGCTGAACAACACA GACTGGGGAGGTCAACAGAAGAAAGCAAACAGATCttcagagaaaaacaagaaaaagcttAGTGGGGAAGGTGAAACAAGACTTACTAATGACATATCTCCAGAATCTTCACCTGGAATGGAACGACGCAAGACCAGAACTTCTCATAGCTTTCCTCATGCTCGATACATGACTCAGATGTCTGTTCCAGAGCAGGCTGAACTAGAAAGGCTTAAACAAAGAATAAACTTCAGTGATCTGGATCAG AGAAGCATTGGAAGTGATTCTCAAGGCAGGGCAACGGCTGCTAATAACAAACGTCAacttaatgaaaacaaaaaaccattCAACTTCCTGTCACTGCAGATTAACACTAACAAAAGCAAAGATCCTGCCTCAGGTTCCCAAAAAAAGGAAGGTGGGGTATCAGCGCAATGTAAAGAGTTGTTTGGAGCTGCTCTAAGCAAGGATTTCTTGCAAAATTGTCAAGTGTCTGCTCAAGAAGATGGAAGGGGAGAGCAAGCGATGGATAGTAGCCAG ATTGTGAGCAGACTAGTTCAGATTCGCGACTATATTGCTAAGGCCAGCTCCATGCGGGATGATCTTgtagagaaaaatgaaagatcGGCCAATGTTGAGCGTTTATCACACCTTATAGATGACCTTAAAGAGCAGGAGAAATCCTATCTGAAATTTTTACAAAAGATGCTT GCTAGAGAAAATGAGGAGGATGATGTTCGGACTATAGATTCAGCTGTGGGATCTGGTTCTGTAGGTGAGAGCACATCGCTAAACATTGATGTGCAGTCTGAGGCTTCAGATACCACG GAGGTATCTTTTAGTTTGAGTTGTCGGCCCCGCATTGAGGACAAACTAGGGAATTCAGCTTCACACGAACAGGTTACAGACATTGATGTTACACCAAGCCCTAAAGGGAAAAGTGAGAGAGCTGCTCTGAATTACAGGGAAATCTGGCCTTTTGGGATTAATAGCCAGGATCATGGATTGCTTTCAAAG GCCAGAGATCCTCAACAGGAAGCTAAAGAGGAGTTGGAGAACTTGAAGAAACAGCACGATTTATTGAAAAGAATGCTACAACAGCAGGAGGAACTAAAGGCTCTTCAAGGAAGACAGGCAGCTCTTCTTGCTTTGCAGCATAAAGCAGAGCAAGCCATTGCTGTCCTGGATGATTCTG TTGTAACAGAAACTACAGGTAGTGTTTCAGGAGTGAGTCTTACATCAGAACTGAATGAAGAATTGAATGATTTAATTCAACGCTTTCACAACCAACTTCATGATTCACAG ACACAGTCTGTGCCTGACAATAGAAGGCAAGCAGAAAGCCTTTCACTTACCAGAGAGATTTCACAAAGCAGAAACTCTTCAATGCTTGAACACCAGTCAGATGAGAAGGCACAGCTTTTTAACAAGATGCGAATGTTGCAGGGTAAAAAGCAAAAGATGGACAAACTATTAGGAGAACTTCATACACTTCGTGACCAACATCTAAATAACTCTTCCT TTTTTCCTGCTTCAGGTTCTCCTCAAAGGAGTGTTGATCAAAGAAGTACAACTTCAGCTGCTTCTGGTCCTGTAGGCATAGTAACTGTTGTCAACGGTGAAACAAATAGTCTGGCATCTGCTCCCTATCCTCCCGATTCCCTGGTTTCTCAGAATGAGAGTGAAGAGGATGAAAATCTAAATCCAACAGAAAAGCTTCA gaAGCTAAATGAGGTTCGTAAGAGACTGAATGAGTTACGTGAGTTAGTTCACTACTATGAGCAGACATCTGATATGATGACAGATGCTGTGAATGAAAACAttaaggaggaggaagaaacagaagaatCAGAAAGTGATTCTGAACATGAGGATCCACAGCCTGTTACAAATATTAG AAACCCTCAAGGAATCAGTACTTGGAGTGAAATAAATAGCAACTCAAATGTACAGTGTGGAACTAATAACAGAGATGGAAGACATCTTAATACAGACTGTGAAATAAACAACCGATCTGCTGCTAATATAAGGACTCTAAAAATGTCATCTGCTTTAG ACTGTCATAACAGGGAGAATGACAAACACCGTGATCTACCCCAAGGTGAAGATGATGAAGTGGAAGAAGATCGAGTTAGTGAAGATTCCATGTCTAGTCACAGAAGCAGCCTGGGTGATGTAGCTGGAGATGCCGAGTTTGAGCAGAAGATCAATAGGCTTATGGCTGCAAAACAGAAGCTTAGACAGTTACAAAACCTTGCGGCTATGGTGCAG GATGATGATCCAGAACCTCAAGGGGCAATTGCAAATGCGTCTAATATTGGTGACTTGTTGGGTGAGGTGGAAGAGACAAAGCAACAACCAAACAATGTCCGAGCAAGTTCCAACAAGTTAAAAAAAGATGTGCGACTGAATGAAAAAGCAAG AGAGAAGTTCTATGAAGCTAaacttcagcagcagcaacaggagCTTAAGCAGTtacaagaagaaagaagaaaactgtttgaaatccaggaaaaaattCAAGTGTTACAGAAAGCTTGTCCTGACCTTGAA TTGTCAGCTGGCCTGGGTAACTGCCCAGCAAATAGACAGACTACACAAGCAACATCAACTCCAGCCATGAATGAGTGTAACACAGCTGGCAAGCCTTTATTTGAGTGTGATGAATCTGTACCAATAGGCAATGAG CAGTTATGGTCTGAGATGAGAAGACATGAGATTTTAAGAGAAGAATTGCGACAGAGAAGAAAGCAACTTGAAGCTTTAATGGCTGAAGATCAGAGAAGGAGAGAGCTCGCAGAAACAATATCTACTGTTGCTGCATCTCTTAAAAGTGAAGGGTCAGAAGCTCAGTGTActccacagcagagcaggactgaAAA TAGGACAATGGCTACCTGGGGGGGTTCTACCCAGTGTGCCctagaggaagaaaatggagaTGAAGACGGTTATCTCTCTGATGGAGTTGGTCAGgcagaagaagaggaagaagatgcATCAAGTTTGAATGACAGTTTCTCTGTTTATCCCAATAACAACATACCAGAAAATGTATATTTTGTTAAAGGAAACAAAGATAG GTGGAAAAACTGTCGTCCCCTTTCAGCAGATGGAAATTATCGTCCAGTGTCTAAGGCCAGGCAACAGCAAAACATAAGTATGCGGCGTCAGGAGAATTTTCGGTGGATGTCTGAGCTTTCCTATGTGGAAGAAAAGGAACAATGGCAAGAGCAGATCAATCAGTTGAAGAAACAGCATGAATTTAGTGTCAGCATTTGTCAAACTTTGATGCAGGATCAGCAG ACCCTCTCTTGCCTTCTACAGACCTTGCTCACAAGCCCCTACAGCATGATGCCCAATAATGTTGCATCTTCACAAATAAATCTTATTATGCATCAGTTAAACCAGTGTTACACTCAACTGAATTGGCAGCAGAATAATGTCCAAAG gtTGAAACAAATGTTAAGTGATCTTATGCAGCAGCAAGAACAACAGTGTCAACAGAAACCATCAAGAAAGGAGAGAGGCAATAGTGcacctccacctccatctcCTGTTTTCTGTCCATTCAACTACCCTCCACAACCTGTGAACCTCTTTAGCGTTCCAGGATTTactaatttttcttcctttgctccAG GTATTAACTGTAATCCAGTGTTCCCATGTGGTTTTGGAGATTTTGCACATACCGTTTCTCCACGCAgcagtgagcagcaggagcaacAACATCCTCTAGATCCTAATACTTCTGGGAAAACTGAGTATATGGCATTCCCCAAACCCTTTGAAAGCAGTTCCTCTAAcggaggagaaaaacaaag AAGGAATCATAGACAGCCTGaagaggaaatggaaaagagatCAACTTGGATTGATGATAGCcaagaaacaaagaaagatgATCAGTCTCAGCTGACTGCAGGTTTTGCAGTTTCAGTACAAAACATTGCTTCTAGTCATAAAAATCAGTGTGATATGAACCGGAGAAGAGAGTTTGACGAAGAGTCTTTGGAGAGTTTCAGTAGCATGCCTGATCCAATAGACCCAACTACTGTGACAAAGACATTTAGAGCTAGAAAAGCATCAGCGCAAGCAAGCCTGGCATCAAAAGATAAAACGCCCAAATCCAAGAATAAGAGGAAGAGTTCTTCTCAGCTAAAAGGCAGAATTAAAAATACTG GTTATGAAAGTGCAAGTGCCTCTAGTGTGTGTGAACCCTGCAAGAACAATAAAAGCAGACACTCTGATGTGGTTCATGCAAAGGTGTTCAGCAAAAGGAATCAGgaacaactggaaaaaataattaaatacagTAGATCTACAGAAATGTCTTCAG CGCATGCTAGGAGAATTCTGCAGCAGTCTAACAGAAATGCATGCATTGAAGCGCCAG AAACTGGTAGTGATCTTTCTATGTTTGAAGCTTTGCGAGACACAATTTATTCTGAAGTGGCAACTCTTATTTCTCAAAATGAGTCTCGTCCCCACTTTCTTATTGAACTTTTCCATGAGCTTCAGCTGCTAAATACAGATTATCTGAGGCAAAGGGCTCTATATGCTTTACAG GATATAGTGACCAGACATTTAtgtgagaaaaatgaaaaaggaaagtgTGCAAAATCACTGAATTCTGCAACATGGGTGGCATCAAATTCCGAACTCACTCCTAGTGAAAGCCTTGCCTCTACAGATGAT GAAACTTTTGGCAAGAACTTTTCTACAGAAGCATGTCAAGATTGTCAACAACCTGATGCAGACAATGGCAGTATTATGTCTACTTCTTCAAATTTTGAACCTTTTGCTACTGATGACCTTG GCAACACAGTGATTCACTTAGATAAAGCTTTGTCTTGGATGAGGGAATATGAGCGTATGAAAGTTGAAGCTGAAAGTACCCTTGACTCTGAGGGCTGCTCTAGTAATTTTCAGGGTGCTTCCACTGCTAAATTAGAAG GTGCTGGTGAGTGTCAGTCTGGGCCACAGTCAGGTGATGTTTCTTCAGTTCCATGTCCTCGTATAGATACTCAGCAGCTTGACCGGCAGATTAAAGCAATTATGAAAGAGGTCATTCCTTTTCTGAAG GAACACATGGATGAAGTTTGCTCTTCTCAATTACTGACATCAGTAAGACGTATGGTCTTGACTCTTACTCAACAAAATGATGAAAGTAAAGAATTTGTGAAGTTCTTTCATAAGCAGCTTGGCAGTATACTTCAG GATTCACTGGCGAAATTTGCTGGTAGAAAATTAAAAGATTGTGGGGAGGATCTTCTTGTGGAGATCTCTGAAGTGTTATTCAATGAATTAGCCTTTTTTAAACTCATGCAAGACTTGGACAACAACAGTATTTCTGTAAAGCAGAGATGTAAACGAAAAGTAGAAACCACGGAAGTAATGCAGTCTTATGCTAAAgag GCAAAAAAAGGTCTCCAGGTGGATGTTCGTTCTTCTGTTGAAGATGTCGATGAGGACAAA GACAAGGATGAGACTGAAACTACTAAACAAGTACTGGACTCAGAAGTGTGTGCTGGTAACAGAGTGCCTGAAAGTGTTAGATCTGATGCATCTGATcaagaggaggatgaggaaaGTGAAAGCGGTCCAGTGGCAATAA GTTTATCAAAAGCAGAAACTCAAGCTTTGACTAACTATGGCAGTGGAGAAGATGAGAATGAAGATGAAGAAATAGAATTTGAGGAAGGACCTGTTGATGTGCAAACATCACTACAAGCCAGCAGTGAAACAACTGAAAATGAACAG ACTTCAAACCAAGAATTGAGTAAGGCAAAAAGCAGTGAGATTTTGTCATCGGAACAAGAGCCTGTTACTGTTAAAGGTAAGCCCTGCATGTGGTAA